The Rhodococcus sp. ABRD24 genome contains the following window.
CAACATCGGCGCAGCTGGCGGACCCGCTATCGCCGCAGCAACCCTCAGTTCCCAGGCTGGCGACCTCGGGCCCGCGTGGGCGAGCAGCCTTCTCGTCGCGATCGCGCTGGTCATCGCCCTGCCGCGGTTGCGGGTCATCGCGCCCCGTGTCGGCCAGGCGATCCGATGACCCCCGCCAACGCTCCGGTGAACATCGCGCATGCAGTTCGGCTTCCACTTCCACCGCGAGCTCATTCCGTCGTCTGCGCCTCTGCCCGATTGGATGACGTGAAGGCGACGGTCCGGGACCTATGCCCCTACTTCGCCTGGTCGATCCGCAAGATACTGGGTTTGTGTCGGCCCGTTCCGGGAGATCGCGATGACGGTTGGCTGTCGTTGCGGCTGGTTTGTGGGCTCTCGGGTCTCCGGGCCGCTTGCCTTCCACAACGCCCGCACGAGCAGACAGGGATACGGTCCATGATCACAACTGGTGCGACACATGTCCTGAAGAACGAATCAGGACGAGTTTTCCAGAACCGCAGGGAAGCCGGCCAAGTGCTCGGCGAACTCCTGTCTGCCTACCGTGACAAGGACGATGTGGTTGTACTCGGTCTCGCACGCGGAGGTGTGCCTGTCGCATGGGAAGTCGCTGCCGCCCTCGGTGTGCCCTTGGACACCTTCATTGTTCGTAAGCTCGGAGTCCCCGGCCGCGAGGAGTTCGCCATGGGCGCTCTCGCCAGCGGCGGGTCGATCGTTCTCAACGACGACATTCTGCGTGAGCTCGACATCAGTCCGGAGGAATTGCAAAACGTCGTCGAACGCGAAGCACGAGAACTCGAGCGCCGGGAGTCGGCCTATCGGGGCGGCAGAGAGCCAATCGACGTCACCGGGAAGACCACGATAGTTGTCGATGACGGCCTTGCCACCGGGGCCAGTATGTTCGCCGTCATCGATGCCCTTCAACAACAGGATCCTGCGCAGATCGTCGTCGCCGTTCCGGCAGCGCCCGAATCGACCTGCCGCGAACTGCAAACGATGGTCGACGATGTCGTCTGTGCGACCATGCCCTTCCCGTTCCGCGCGGTCGGGGAGTCGTTCTGGGACTTCCGGCAGGTTACGGACGACGAAGTGCGGACCCTGCTGCGCACATCGCCCGCCGGGCACAGTGCAACTACCACCAGGGCACAGCAGTTTGTCCACACGACAGAGACGGTCAGCCGCGCCAGCAGAAACACCGCCGCTGGAATACCTCACCGCGACGATCTCCGCGACCTCGTGGGCGATGCGCGGATCGTCTTGATCGGGGAAAGCTCACATGGAACGCACGAGTTCTACGCTGCGCGTGCGGAAATCACTCGCACTCTGGTCGAGGAGATGGGCTTCACTGCGGTAGCGGCAGAGGCTGATTGGCCTGATGCCTACCGTGTCAACCGGTACGTCCAGCATCAGGGGACGGACACCTCCGCAGAGGAGTCGCTACGTGGTTTCGAGCGTTTCCCGGCCTGGATGTGGCGGAACACGGTCATGCTCGACTTCGTGTCCTGGCTCAGGGAACACAACGCCCGCTGCACCGCGGCGGGTTCCACCGCCGGATTCTACGGACTCGACCTGTACAGCCTGCACCGGTCGATGCATGAAGTCATCGAGTACCTGGATCGGGTGGACCCACAGGCGGCCGATAGGGCGCGTAGACGATACGCATGCTTCGATCGGGTCCCGAGAACTGACGGTCAGGCATACGGGTTCGCAGCCGCCTTCGGGGCAGGGGAATCCTGTGAGACGGAGGTCGTCGACCAGTTGATGGAGTTGCAGCGTCATTCCATCGACTACATAAGAGAAGACGGGATGACCGTCGAGGATGAACAGTTCTATGCCGAACGCAATGCCTGGAGTGTCCGCAATGCTGAGGAGTACTACCGAGCGATGTTCCGTGGGCACGTATCGTCGTGGAACCTCCGCGACCTGCATATGGCCGATACCCTCGACGCTCTGATCGCCCATCTCGACCGCCACGGCGACAACTCGTCCCGAGTGGTGGTGTGGGCCCACAATTCCCACGTCGGTGACGCGCACGCCACCGAAGCGGGTGCCCACGGAGAACTCACCCTCGGGTACCTGGTCCGTGAACGACATCCAGAGCGGTGCCGACTCATCGGCCTCACCACGCATCACGGAACGGTCACTGCCGCAAGTAAATGGGGAGGCATCGCCGAACGCAAGGTCGTTCGCCCCGCGCTTTCCGGCAGCGTCGAGGAACTCTTCCACGAGGTCGGAAAGGAATCGTTCCTCATTCGCACCACGGATGACGACGCTGTGGCCGACGCCCTTCGGATCGCACGGTTGGAGCGAGCGATCGGTGTCATCTATCTTCCTGAAACCGAACGGCGCAGCCACTACTTTCACACACGACTGGCCGACCAGTTCGACGCCGTCATTCACATCGACGACACACGCGCGCTCGAACCTCTCGAATACTCGAGCGTGTGGGTTGACGGCGAACGACCGGAAACCTATCCCACAGCACTGTGAAGCACAGTTCAGGAACGTGGGCGCCACAGAGCCGACGCCGAATGAGGAGACCAATGTCGAAGTGGCCGTTACCGATCGGCCGGGCATTCGGGGAACGGCTGTACCTCAATCGGTCGCTACTGGTGACGCTGGGGTTGACCAGCGCCCTACTGGACGGTTCGGTCCTACGGGCCGACTACGGCGGACTGTCGACAGCCCTCTACCGTGCGGTCGGCGGGTTGGCGCCCGTGGTGTTCGTGGCGTCATCGGCAGTGCCGGAGGTGACGCACTCGGTGGTTGCGGTTCACAACGGCGTGCAGGTCCGCCGGATCACGCCGTGGTGGTGGCCGCCACGTAGCACGGTCGATCGACTCGCTCGGCCGATCGGTCGACCGCAGGCCGGCGCCCGATGAGCGCTTCCATGAGCGACGTCCCAGAGTTGACCGCGTCAGCGTGTGCAATGCTCGAGGGTCGATACCTGCGCCGCGACTCCGACGGTGGAGTCACCGGAACAGTCACGGACTTGTTCGACGAGGTCGGGGCATTCGTAGCGCGGGCCGAAGATCGGTATCGCCCGGGCTCGTCGAAGTACTGGGCACGACAGTTCTCGACGGTCATGCGACAACTGGCCTTCCTACCGAACTCACCGACACTGATGAACGCCGGCACACGCGTCGGCGTTCTTTCCGGTTGTTTCGTTCTGCCGGTAGAGGATTCGTTGTCGTCGATCTTCACAACGCTGACGCAGACCGCGCTGCTGCACCAGGCCGGCGCCGGTACCGGATTCACCTTCGGGCACTTGAGACCGGCAGGCGACCGCGTGGACAGCACCGACGGCACGGCCAGCGGCCCCGTGTCGTTCCTGAGGCTGTTCGACACCGCGGTCGACGTCGTCGAACGAAGCGGCCGGCGCCGGGGAGCGTGTATGGGCGCGCTCGACGTGTCCCATCCGGATATCCTCGAGTTCATCGCATCCAAAGCCTCGACGCCCGGAGCCCTGCCGCACTTCGCATTGTCGGTGGGCGTCACCGACGCATTCCTGCGATCCGTCGAGGCCGGTGGGTCCCAAACCCTGATCAATCCGCGGACCGGTGCCATCGTCGACCGGATCCCGGCGTCCGAGATTTTCGACGCAATCTGCGAGGCCGCGCACCACTGCGGCGACCCCGGGATGCTGTTCCTCGACACCATCAATCGGGCGCACCCGCTCTCTGATCGGATCGAGGCGACCAACCCGTGCGGCGAAGTGCCGTTGCTACCGTACGAGTCCTGCAATTTGGGGTCGGTGAATCTCGCCGCGTGCGTGCGCGGGCACCGAATCGACTGGCAGCGCATCACCGATACCGTTCGGGTCGGTGTCCGGTTCCTCGACGACGTCATCGACATGAGCCGTTATCCGTTCGACGAACTGGACCGCGCTGCCAGACGCACCCGGAAGATCGGCCTCGGGTTCATGGGTCTGGCCGAAGTGCTTGCCGTGCTGGGAATCCCGTACGACAGCACTCGGGCGGTGCGCCTGACGGAGGATATCGCCCGACACATCGGCCGGACCGCGCACGACGCCTCCGCCGAACTGGCCACCACGCGCGGCACCTACCCGGCGGCGACGCAGGTGTCCGACTCCGCCACCCGGAACCGGCGGAACCTCCAGGTCACCTCGGTCGCTCCCACCGGAAGCATCTCACTGCTCGCGGGAACGAGCGCCGGCCTCGAACCGTTCACGACGATCGGCGGGCGACGACGGATCCTCGGGCGCGAGGTGGTCGAGATCGAGCGCGCGTTCACCTCCGCCGCCCGCGACCGCGGATGCTACCGTGACGACGTCGTCGCCGCGGTCCTCGAGACCGGTTCCGTGCGGTCGAATCCCCAGGTGCCGGCCGATATTCGGGCCATCTTCCCCACGGCTGTCGAGGTCGCCCCGGAGTGGCACGTCCGCATGCAGACCGCGGTCCAACGGCATGTGGACGCCGCGGTGTCGAAGACAGTGCTTCTGCCGGAGACGGCCTCCGTCGCGGTGGTGCGGGAGGTGTTCCTCGACGCGTGGCGGGCGGGCGCCAAGGGCATCACGGTGTTCCGGACCGGGAGCGTCGGCGATGCAACTGGGCGACCGCGGGACGATCACGTGGCCTGTGCGTCCTGCTCCTAGTGGACCGAGCCGTCCAGAGTAGTCGGCCGCGCTTGGTCGGGCGCCGGAAGTTCTACCCCCAGCTAGCGGAGTAGTCCAGCCCCGGACCGAAGCACTGCAGCCGTCCAACCACACCTCTCGTCTAGGTCAGTGAGGGCCCACGAACAAAATCCGGAGCTACAAGTTCCATGAACAGTGCATCTCGGCGACCGCCGCCTGAGATGGTCTCGTACTGTCGCATGGTGCCGACGGCGCGAAATCCGACTGATTCATAACAGGCAATCGCGGCACGGTTCTCGAGCGCGGGATCGATGATGATGCGATGGTGGCCGACGTCGTCGAACAGCCAGACGATCAGGGTTCGGATGGCATCGCTCCCGTACCCCCGGCGGTGATGGTCGGGATGCAGGAACATGTCGAGTCCTGCGTACCTCACCGTCGGTGAGGTTTCTTCGTACCATTGGATCATTCCGACGACGGTTCCATCGGCTTCGATCGCGAAGCTCGTGTGCTCAGCGCCGGCGAGGTCATCCTCCAGAGAGGGCCACCCTCCCGCCCACCAGCGGTCAACTTCAGGGGTCGCCATGATCTCGCGGAACCGTGGCGCATCTTCAGCTGTGGCGCGCCGAAGAGCCACGCGATGACCGATCAAAGAATCGACCTGCGCCGACATCACGTGATCACAAGTTCGAATGACACGACGCTCAGCGTATATGACGACCCCCGGCCGCTGCCCTGTGCGCCGCAACGGAGATCGAGTTTGGCCATCCATCGCGCCGCTTCGGATGGCGGACTGTTCCAACGACCACCAGCACTGGAGTTCATGCGGCCGTGCTGATGAGTCTGGTGAGGCGCTCGACTGGCGTATCCCAGTAGAGAATTCCAAGGTGGTGTCGAGTTCGCAGACTGCCTTCCCGCCGATTCCCCGTGTGCCATCGTCATCGTTGGCTTCTGCGCTGCCGGCGCGCTGCCACTCCCGGGTCGTAGGCCGGCCGCCCGGGATCCGACGGTTCTCGGCGCCGGGGCTCACGGTCTTGCGCCTGCGCAGACTTCTGCCTCCTGGTTGGAACTGTGCGATCTCGGCTCCGGGCCGTCGGTGGCGACTCCACTGCTGGGCTTCCGAATACCCTTGTGAGCCAGCTACTGCCACCGGAACTCAGGGAAGACAGCGCCTCGGGCTCACGGAGGGCAACGTGGGCGATGACGCCGAACATCATCATCGTCGTGAGCATGGATGTGCCGCCTGCGGATATGAGCGGCAGTTGCAGCCCGGTCACCGGAATGAGGCCGACGACGTAGGCCACGTTGATGAAGGCCTGCAGCACAATCCATGTCGTTGCTGTCGCGGACAGCATGCGTAGGAATGGATCCGCCGATCGGTCCGCGATCCGAAGCCCGACCAGAAGCACAATGCCGAACAGGGCGAGGATCATCCCCGCGCCGATCAAGCCGAGTTCTTCTCCGATGACCGCGAAGATGAAGTCGTTATGCGACTGAGGAAGATAGCTCCACTTCGCATCGGACTGACCGAGCCCTTTCCCGAAGAGTCCGCCGTTCGCGAGCGCGTACTTCGCCTGCGTACTCTGGTAGTTCAGGCCGAGTGGGTCGAGGTCGGGGTTCATGAACGCTTTGATGCGGTCCGAGCGATAGCCTGCGGTGAGACCGAGGATCACCGAAACTACTATGCCGGTCAGGGTAATTGCCGCGACATATGGCGCCTGGAACTTCCCGAACCAGAGCACCGCCATCAAGATGGTGCCGATCGTGATCATGGTGCCGAGATCACGCTGGAGGACCACGAGCGCGAGAACCAACACCCCGATCACGGCCAACGGTTTGAGCGCAGTGCCTACCCCTCCCCTCGAAGAGGCGTGTGCTGCAATGAGATGCGCGCACCAGACAACCAACGCCACTTTGGCCAGCTCTGACGGCTGGAACGAGAGCGGTCCGATCACGAACCAGCTGCGCGCACCCATCTGCTCGACGCCGATACCCGGTATGAGGACCAGAACCAGCATCGCCAGCGACAATCCGAGTAGCCAGGGGGCGGCGGCGCGGATGGTCGATGTCCGGACGCGCACGATAGCGATGAATACGATCACTCCCAGCGCCGCATAGATGCACTGAGGGATGAAGCGCGCGTAGGGAGACCCGGACGACACGAAGGACACAACGCTGGACGATGACAACACCATTGTCAGGCCGATCGCAACCAGCAAGGCGGTCACGCCGAGTATCAGATGGAAGTCGAACAGAGGCCTCGACATCCACACCTCGAGCCGCATGCCCGGCGCGGCCGGGACCGTCCGAACGGCGCCGGTCGAAATCGGCACAGACTCGCCCCGGGTCCCCTCCCCGGTGCCTCGTGATCGCGGTCTCGATTGCCGGCCATCACTACGAAAATCAGCGTCTACCCCCATAACTGCTCATACTCTCATCTCTCCACCGCTTTCCCCCTCGGTTCACCGGCAGCCAGGCGCCCCCTCGACTCCCCGCGGGTGTCGGTAATGTCTGGTGTGTCGAAGTTTCCGACAGGGGGGCTGGGTTGGCGGGCGCATCCGAATTGCTGGAGCTGACGATCACGATGACATCGACGACGCTCATTGCCGCGGGTGTTGCTGGGCTCATGCCGCACCTCGTCGGAGACGAACCGAATCCCGTTGTGGGTATTCGGACGAAAGCAACGCAGTCGAGCCCCGAAGGGTGGCAGCTGGCTCATCGGGTTGCGCAGCCGATCCTGCACCGTACTGTGTGGACAGCCGTTGCAGGGCTGTGCCTTCAGATCGGCCTCGGCGTCGTGACAGGTTTCGGGTCTGTGGTGTCGGCTGTTGCTGCAGTGGTCGTATGTGCGACGGCGTTCATTGTCCTGATCTATGCGGGGTTCAAGGGCAACGCCGCAGCGAAGGCCTTGGAGCGTTACCCCGGCAACTCCTTCGGATCCTGATCCCTGGTCGACGTCGACTAGGCCGTCACCCCAGCCTCACTGACGCTGGTACGCGAACGGCCTGGCGCCAACAGGGCAGACAGCCCCAGCCGCCTCACGCGGGGCGGGGTATCGGCGCAGTTCAGCCGGTCGAGACGGCGGATTCGAGGTGCAGCTCCTTCCC
Protein-coding sequences here:
- a CDS encoding adenosylcobalamin-dependent ribonucleoside-diphosphate reductase; the protein is MSDVPELTASACAMLEGRYLRRDSDGGVTGTVTDLFDEVGAFVARAEDRYRPGSSKYWARQFSTVMRQLAFLPNSPTLMNAGTRVGVLSGCFVLPVEDSLSSIFTTLTQTALLHQAGAGTGFTFGHLRPAGDRVDSTDGTASGPVSFLRLFDTAVDVVERSGRRRGACMGALDVSHPDILEFIASKASTPGALPHFALSVGVTDAFLRSVEAGGSQTLINPRTGAIVDRIPASEIFDAICEAAHHCGDPGMLFLDTINRAHPLSDRIEATNPCGEVPLLPYESCNLGSVNLAACVRGHRIDWQRITDTVRVGVRFLDDVIDMSRYPFDELDRAARRTRKIGLGFMGLAEVLAVLGIPYDSTRAVRLTEDIARHIGRTAHDASAELATTRGTYPAATQVSDSATRNRRNLQVTSVAPTGSISLLAGTSAGLEPFTTIGGRRRILGREVVEIERAFTSAARDRGCYRDDVVAAVLETGSVRSNPQVPADIRAIFPTAVEVAPEWHVRMQTAVQRHVDAAVSKTVLLPETASVAVVREVFLDAWRAGAKGITVFRTGSVGDATGRPRDDHVACASCS
- a CDS encoding erythromycin esterase family protein, encoding MITTGATHVLKNESGRVFQNRREAGQVLGELLSAYRDKDDVVVLGLARGGVPVAWEVAAALGVPLDTFIVRKLGVPGREEFAMGALASGGSIVLNDDILRELDISPEELQNVVEREARELERRESAYRGGREPIDVTGKTTIVVDDGLATGASMFAVIDALQQQDPAQIVVAVPAAPESTCRELQTMVDDVVCATMPFPFRAVGESFWDFRQVTDDEVRTLLRTSPAGHSATTTRAQQFVHTTETVSRASRNTAAGIPHRDDLRDLVGDARIVLIGESSHGTHEFYAARAEITRTLVEEMGFTAVAAEADWPDAYRVNRYVQHQGTDTSAEESLRGFERFPAWMWRNTVMLDFVSWLREHNARCTAAGSTAGFYGLDLYSLHRSMHEVIEYLDRVDPQAADRARRRYACFDRVPRTDGQAYGFAAAFGAGESCETEVVDQLMELQRHSIDYIREDGMTVEDEQFYAERNAWSVRNAEEYYRAMFRGHVSSWNLRDLHMADTLDALIAHLDRHGDNSSRVVVWAHNSHVGDAHATEAGAHGELTLGYLVRERHPERCRLIGLTTHHGTVTAASKWGGIAERKVVRPALSGSVEELFHEVGKESFLIRTTDDDAVADALRIARLERAIGVIYLPETERRSHYFHTRLADQFDAVIHIDDTRALEPLEYSSVWVDGERPETYPTAL
- a CDS encoding SdpI family protein → MAGASELLELTITMTSTTLIAAGVAGLMPHLVGDEPNPVVGIRTKATQSSPEGWQLAHRVAQPILHRTVWTAVAGLCLQIGLGVVTGFGSVVSAVAAVVVCATAFIVLIYAGFKGNAAAKALERYPGNSFGS
- a CDS encoding GNAT family protein, which translates into the protein MSAQVDSLIGHRVALRRATAEDAPRFREIMATPEVDRWWAGGWPSLEDDLAGAEHTSFAIEADGTVVGMIQWYEETSPTVRYAGLDMFLHPDHHRRGYGSDAIRTLIVWLFDDVGHHRIIIDPALENRAAIACYESVGFRAVGTMRQYETISGGGRRDALFMELVAPDFVRGPSLT
- the ftsW gene encoding putative lipid II flippase FtsW, which gives rise to MPISTGAVRTVPAAPGMRLEVWMSRPLFDFHLILGVTALLVAIGLTMVLSSSSVVSFVSSGSPYARFIPQCIYAALGVIVFIAIVRVRTSTIRAAAPWLLGLSLAMLVLVLIPGIGVEQMGARSWFVIGPLSFQPSELAKVALVVWCAHLIAAHASSRGGVGTALKPLAVIGVLVLALVVLQRDLGTMITIGTILMAVLWFGKFQAPYVAAITLTGIVVSVILGLTAGYRSDRIKAFMNPDLDPLGLNYQSTQAKYALANGGLFGKGLGQSDAKWSYLPQSHNDFIFAVIGEELGLIGAGMILALFGIVLLVGLRIADRSADPFLRMLSATATTWIVLQAFINVAYVVGLIPVTGLQLPLISAGGTSMLTTMMMFGVIAHVALREPEALSSLSSGGSSWLTRVFGSPAVESPPTARSRDRTVPTRRQKSAQAQDREPRRREPSDPGRPAYDPGVAARRQRRSQR